In the Topomyia yanbarensis strain Yona2022 chromosome 3, ASM3024719v1, whole genome shotgun sequence genome, one interval contains:
- the LOC131689195 gene encoding peptide transporter family 1-like gives MVSTRFEVSSSPPVRYPRSIFFIISNEFSERFNYYGMRTVLALYLTQKLNYDDDTATVIYHIFTSLAYFFPLMGAILADSWLGKFKTILYLSIVYCIGSTLIAMGAIPPLNLPATSMTVLGLLFIAVGSGGIKPCVSAFGGDQFKIPEQAVQLAKFFSLFYFAINAGSLISTTLTPILREDVHCFDDPDCFSLAFGVPAILMILSIIVFVCGKTMYTIKKPAGNMVVLVFKCIGNAITTKIKERDSNPRSHWLDYAEAKYGKRVVSDIKSLMKILILYIPLPVFWALFDQQGSRWTFQATRMNGEIGAFTIKPDQMQVINPLLILAFIPFFEGLVYPTLEKIGIKTPLQKLSFGGILAGAAFVLSGFVEIALDKTNAVLPAPNESQLRIYNGLPCDYQFTSDIPYFNNFTVQSLGVFEAVHVSTMQNTTFRFSASTTENFCVKANMSTVSGTFYLNPGNAVSYFINQKANKINFLEYSDSTEKDKRGLPRLRILANIKTTKKVLLQNIRIADVQYYISLNTYDQQSVVDGEYNLFSHNGSRKIATVKLELGGVYTIVLHEVLENEFTLQRHIVTPPNSLHMLWLFPQYVVITAGEVMFSITGLQFSYSQAPESMKSVIQAFWLLTVAIGNMLVVLVAEAKFVQSQSIEFFLFAVLMFLDMALFMILAMRYKYSEHEVNDVESGDIKKPSSNILDNAPSKFDRGPLENGLENVKASYTNEAYRED, from the exons CCTGTGCGATATCCCAgatcaatatttttcataatcAGCAATGAATTCAGCGAGCGTTTCAACTATTATGGAATGCGAA CGGTTTTGGCACTCTACCTCACTCAGAAGCTCAACTACGATGACGATACAGCCACCGTAATTTATCACATCTTCACCAGTTTAGCGTATTTTTTCCCATTGATGGGCGCCATCCTGGCCGACAGCTGGTTgggaaaatttaaaacaatctTGTACCTGTCGATTGTCTACTGCATTGGAAGCACACTGATAGCCATGGGAGCAATACCGCCCTTGAATTTGCCTGCCAC ATCAATGACCGTGCTGGGACTGCTGTTCATAGCAGTTGGATCGGGCGGTATCAAGCCATGCGTTTCAGCATTTGGTGGAGATCAATTTAAAATACCGGAGCAAGCGGTTCAACTAGCtaaatttttttcgttattctacTTTGCAATCAATGCTGGATCACTTATATCGACGACGCTAACACCAATACTTCGTGAGGATGTACATTGCTTTGATGACCCTGATTGCTTTTCTCTAGCATTTGGAGTACCAGCGATTCTCATGATCCTGTCGATCATTGTATTTGTCTGCGGTAAGACAATGTACACTATTAAAAAACCCGCTGGAAATATGGTAGTTCTAGTATTTAAATGCATAGGAAATGCAATAACTACAAAAATTAAAGAACGAGATTCGAACCCAAGGAGCCACTGGTTGGATTATGCCGAAGCTAAGTACGGAAAACGAGTAGTTTCAGATATCAAATCGTTgatgaaaattttgattctatacATACCGCTGCCCGTGTTTTGGGCTTTGTTCGATCAACAAGGATCTAGATGGACATTTCAGGCAACGCGAATGAACGGTGAAATCGGAGCATTCACGATTAAACCCGATCAGATGCAAGTCATCAACCCTTTGTTGATCTTGGCGTTTATTCCCTTTTTTGAAGGCTTAGTATATCCTACACTGGAAAAGATCGGCATCAAGACACCTCTCCAAAAACTCTCATTCGGAGGTATTTTAGCAGGGGCAGCCTTCGTTTTGTCAGGATTCGTTGAAATAGCTTTGGACAAAACAAATGCGGTATTGCCAGCACCTAATGAATCTCAGTTACGAATTTACAACGGACTGCCATGCGATTATCAATTCACAAGTGATATCCCGTATTTCAACAACTTCACCGTGCAATCTCTTGGGGTATTCGAGGCAGTTCACGTGTCCACTATGCAGAACACCACATTCCGATTTTCAGCCTCTACAACAGAAAACTTTTGCGTAAAAGCAAACATGTCCACAGTGTCAGGAACATTTTACTTGAATCCAGGAAACGCAGTTAGCTATTTTATTAATCAAAAAGCCAACAAAATCAATTTTCTAGAGTATTCGGATTCTACAGAGAAAGATAAACGGGGGTTACCAAGACTCCGAATACTAGCCAATATAAAAACAACTAAAAAGGTATTACTTCAAAATATCAGGATAGCTGACGTACAATATTATATATCACTAAATACCTATGATCAGCAATCAGTTGTCGACGGAGAATACAATTTATTTAGTCACAACGGAAGCAGAAAAATAGCAACAGTGAAGCTAGAACTTGGAGGAGTTTACACAATcgtacttcatgaagttttggagAATGAATTT ACACTTCAACGACATATCGTAACTCCTCCTAACTCACTGCATATGCTTTGGCTCTTCCCACAGTATGTGGTAATCACGGCGGGGGAAGTGATGTTCTCGATCACGGGACTACAATTTTCCTACTCACAAGCACCAGAAAGTATGAAATCCGTCATTCAGGCTTTCTGGTTGCTAACAGTCGCTATTGGGAACATGTTGGTAGTGCTGGTTGCCGAAGCTAAATTTGTACAGTCACAGTCGATCGAGTTTTTCTTGTTCGCGGTACTAATGTTCCTCGATATGGcacttttcatgattttggcaATGCGTTACAAATACAGTGAGCATGAGGTAAATGACGTCGAGTCTGGCGATATTAAGAAACCGAGTAGTAATATTTTGGACAATGCACCATCCAAATTTGATCGAGGTCCGCTGGAGAACGGTTTGGAGAACGTTAAAGCCTCCTATACAAATGAAGCATATCGAGAAGACTGA